The nucleotide window GTTGTCGGTAAGTTACTTCTGGTACCAGCTGCCGTCGGGGGCCTGGAGCCAGTTGCCGGGGTGGGCCATCTCGGCGAGCTTGCCCGCCCGGCGCTGTCCGACCAGATCGGGCGTGGTGCCGATCTTCTTGGCGATGGCCTGGTACACGGCTGCCCGGTCCTTGTTCTCGGCGGCCACCAGGTCGGATTGGGCCTGCGGGCTGCGGATTTCCAGGAAGCCCTGGTTGTTTTCGCCCACCAGCCCCTGGTCCTTGAGGGCGACGATGGCCGGGGCGCGATCGGCCATGCGGTCCTTGATGGAGTCGGCAAAGGCTGCGGTGGCCAGCAGGCAGGCCGCAACGGTTACGAGAATGAGAATCTTATTGCGCATCGGGTGCCTCCTGTTCCGCGGCTTCGTCGATGTCCGAGAAGAAATTGTCCAGTTCCTTGTCGACCTTGACGTTGACGTCGATGGTGATGTGGATGGGCTTGACCTCCACGGGGGCCACTTCGACACGGTGACTGGTGGAGCATCCCCAGACGGCGAAGAGCAGTAGGCACGTCGCCAGTGTGATTGCCTGTTTCATTTCCTTTCCCCTTCCAGGTTGTCCAAAAAGGATCGAGTGCGGGGCGGCAGCCGGAAAGCGACGGCAACGACGCAATCGGGCCTTTTACAACAACCTGCCTTACTCGATCATGTTCATTATGTCCTTATACAGCAAAATGCGGTCCAACGGTACGCTGAAATTCACGTCCAACCGCAACCCCTGGAAGTTGGACCCCTTGACGTCGCCGGTGACGCGCATGAACCCTCCGAACTCCCTGCGGTAGATGAACGGCAGGGTGGACTTGGGCTTGCCGTCCACGGAAAGCCGCACCAGCAGGTCTTCTCCCACGGTGTCCGCCTTGATGCGTACCCATTTGTACTCGAAGTCGCGGACCGCCTCGCGGGCCAGTTCCAGCTGCCCGCGCTGGGGCGTTCCCTCGGGAATGGACGACACCAGATCCTCCATGGCTTCCACCTGGATGACCCCGCCCTCGCCCGGCGTGGAGTGCAAAAATCCGCTGTTGAACGAAATTTTCCCTTTCTTCCAGGCCACGGGCAGCTCGCCGGACAGGGCGGCCTCGCCCTGGGCTTGGGCCAATCCGAGCTGGGACAGGATGGCCGACAGCTTCAGGTTGGAGCAGAACAGGGTCAGGTTGTACTCGTCGGCCCCGGCCTTGATCCGGAAGGCGCGGCTGGCTACATGGCCCCCGGCCCATTTGAACCCGGCCTCTTCCACCAGGACCACCGGCCCCGGTTCGAGCTGGAAGGCGATTTCGCCGTCAGTGAGCTGGATGTTCCCGGCGGACAGGGCGGCAAAGGTCAGCTTCTGGGCGGGCGCGGTGCGCATGGACAGCAGGTCGGGTGACTCCACGGCCAGCCGGATGCCGGTCATGGAGGTCCCGCCTTCGGACATGGCCAGCGCGCCGTCGGTGAAGGTCGCTCCCGCGCGGCTCTCGACGCCGTCCGCGTCCACCCGGACCGCCCCGTCCACTCCGAGCGTGCCGGACAGGGTGAGCCCCTTGAGGCTTTTGTCCAGGGTGGCCGGGTCGAACCCGGCGGGCAGGACGTATTTGTCCACGGAAAATTTGAGCGTGGCGTCCCGGCTGGTCATGGAGGCCAGGCCGGAGAAGAGGACTCGGAGCTTGGGCAGGATGTCGGTGTACAGGGTGCCGCCGTATGCCAGGTCCGTTCCCTGTTGGCGCACCGTGGCCGCCACCGCGCCGAGCCTGCGGTCCTTGAAGCGCAGGCCGGACAGCTTGAGGGTGCCGGGCGTGTGGTGTTTGGGGGCGGGCCACTTGAGGGGCAGGGTGAGCCGCAATCCGCGCGACTTGAAGCCGGTGTCGCCGAGGGCCGCGCCCCGGGTCGAGCAGTCCAGCACCATGTCCGCGCGGTCCGGCCCGGCCAGCCCGGACAGGGAAAAGGTGAACCCCGACAGGTGGATGATGCGGCCGCTGGCGTTGACGGTCATGTTGTCCGTGTTCACGGCGGTCAGGGCAACGTCCCAGTCGTCGCCCGCCCTGTCCGCCTCCAGCCGTCCGCCGACCTCGGCACCGGCCCCTTCGACGTCGAATTGGGCGAAGAGGGAGTCCTCGGACGCCCGACCGGCGGCCACGGATACCGTGACCGGGAACGGCGCGGCCACGGACACCGGGTCCAGGGAGAAGGCGATTGCCTTTTCCGCCACCCGGCCCCTGGCGCTGACAACCGCGTCGTGGGCCAGGTCGATGCCCAGGGCGGACAGGTCCGCGTCGCGGGCGGCCAGGGTGAAGTCGGCGGTCAGGCCGTCGGGTTGCGACAGGTCGAGCACGGCACTCAGGGACAGGTCCAGGCGGCCCGTGACCGGCAGGGGCAGGACGTCGTTCACGGCCCCCAGCCGGAAGCCCGTGGTGGAGAGCTCAAGGGAGAGGTCGTTGGCCGTGGGCCCGAGGGTGCCGGTCACCGAGATGTCCTGGTCGCGCGGCCTGAGCGTGCCTTCGAAGCCGTAGGATTCGCCCGGCTTGAGACGCGCCGAGAAGGGTATGGAGAGCCTGGTCCCCTCAATGTCGCAAAGGAGCACGGAGTCGCGGACGATGATTTCGCTAAGGGGCAGTTCGGGGAGTTCGGCGGGCCCGGCGTTTTCTTCGGACCGGGGAAGCAGGCCGAGGACCGGCAGGTCGAACCGTTCGCCGTCCCAGGAGCAGGAAAGGGATATGCCCTCCAGTTCCACGGAATTCACCCGCCCCGCCTTGAGCGAGGCCGGTGTATAGGTGACGTGCACGTTGGACAGCCGCATCCCGTCCTCGCCGCCGAGCCGCACCGGCCCGATGTCCGCCGAGAACAGCCCCGCGTCCCGGATGCGGAACTCGGTCAGCGGCAACCCCATGTCCGCCGCCAGCTGCGGCACCAGCCTCTCCAGGTACCGGGGCGTCCACACGGACAGCCCCCATCCTGCGGCCAGCAGCAGGGCCAGCACCCAGGGTGTGATCAGCGCGGTCCATCTCAGGACTTTTTTGCCAAGGGAAGCG belongs to Pseudodesulfovibrio portus and includes:
- a CDS encoding YdbL family protein; the encoded protein is MRNKILILVTVAACLLATAAFADSIKDRMADRAPAIVALKDQGLVGENNQGFLEIRSPQAQSDLVAAENKDRAAVYQAIAKKIGTTPDLVGQRRAGKLAEMAHPGNWLQAPDGSWYQK
- a CDS encoding intermembrane phospholipid transport protein YdbH family protein, giving the protein MSASLGKKVLRWTALITPWVLALLLAAGWGLSVWTPRYLERLVPQLAADMGLPLTEFRIRDAGLFSADIGPVRLGGEDGMRLSNVHVTYTPASLKAGRVNSVELEGISLSCSWDGERFDLPVLGLLPRSEENAGPAELPELPLSEIIVRDSVLLCDIEGTRLSIPFSARLKPGESYGFEGTLRPRDQDISVTGTLGPTANDLSLELSTTGFRLGAVNDVLPLPVTGRLDLSLSAVLDLSQPDGLTADFTLAARDADLSALGIDLAHDAVVSARGRVAEKAIAFSLDPVSVAAPFPVTVSVAAGRASEDSLFAQFDVEGAGAEVGGRLEADRAGDDWDVALTAVNTDNMTVNASGRIIHLSGFTFSLSGLAGPDRADMVLDCSTRGAALGDTGFKSRGLRLTLPLKWPAPKHHTPGTLKLSGLRFKDRRLGAVAATVRQQGTDLAYGGTLYTDILPKLRVLFSGLASMTSRDATLKFSVDKYVLPAGFDPATLDKSLKGLTLSGTLGVDGAVRVDADGVESRAGATFTDGALAMSEGGTSMTGIRLAVESPDLLSMRTAPAQKLTFAALSAGNIQLTDGEIAFQLEPGPVVLVEEAGFKWAGGHVASRAFRIKAGADEYNLTLFCSNLKLSAILSQLGLAQAQGEAALSGELPVAWKKGKISFNSGFLHSTPGEGGVIQVEAMEDLVSSIPEGTPQRGQLELAREAVRDFEYKWVRIKADTVGEDLLVRLSVDGKPKSTLPFIYRREFGGFMRVTGDVKGSNFQGLRLDVNFSVPLDRILLYKDIMNMIE